A section of the Streptomyces sp. NBC_01591 genome encodes:
- the rsgA gene encoding GTPase RsgA → MAVRPATVAASATVVEVLERRTAVVRSTASRASHGQVLVANVDTVAGAVSLAEPLRHGRIERMPALAWDSGAPPVVVLTKADRCADPGPVASRWPRSPRVWRVLVTSAATGESMDIVAAVLPGTVVLLGPSGAGKSTLGNRLLGEDRLATGAVRESDGKGRHTTAWRECLTPSGDLGRAPFWETMKRNWRFLGSAPGQS, encoded by the coding sequence CCTCCGCCACCGTCGTGGAGGTCCTGGAGCGCCGGACCGCTGTGGTCCGCTCCACCGCGTCGCGCGCCTCCCACGGCCAGGTACTGGTCGCGAACGTCGACACCGTGGCGGGGGCCGTCTCCCTCGCCGAACCGCTCAGGCACGGGCGGATCGAGCGAATGCCCGCCCTGGCCTGGGACAGCGGCGCCCCGCCGGTGGTGGTGCTCACCAAGGCCGACCGGTGCGCCGACCCCGGACCGGTGGCCTCCAGGTGGCCGCGGTCGCCCCGGGTGTGGAGAGTGCTGGTCACCAGCGCCGCCACCGGCGAGAGCATGGACATCGTCGCCGCCGTCCTGCCAGGCACGGTCGTCCTGCTCGGGCCCTCGGGCGCGGGCAAGTCCACCCTCGGCAACCGCCTGCTGGGCGAGGACCGCCTGGCCACCGGCGCGGTGCGCGAGAGCGACGGCAAGGGCCGGCACACCACCGCATGGCGCGAGTGCCTGACGCCGTCGGGGGATCTCGGGCGAGCGCCCTTCTGGGAGACCATGAAGCGGAACTGGAGGTTCTTGGGGTCGGCGCCGGGCCAGAGTTGA
- a CDS encoding mycothiol transferase gives MRFPRDSRGSADDEEQRMVMVHVLLEYGRHNGHAGFLREGFDGTVGA, from the coding sequence GTGCGTTTCCCGAGAGACAGCCGTGGCTCCGCAGATGACGAGGAGCAGCGAATGGTGATGGTGCATGTGCTCCTGGAGTACGGCCGCCACAATGGGCATGCGGGCTTTCTGCGTGAGGGTTTCGACGGGACTGTGGGCGCCTGA
- a CDS encoding alpha/beta hydrolase family protein — MVTMGTALAAGLALTAAPGTPAVAASPRRAPGDFRPPVRLVLPPPSSPHALGTVALHLSDRSRRDPWVATRPVRELMVQLWYPARAAAGLPRAPWMTGQAAAVFQQTGYLLPEYATLPDTHARIGAAADTRGGRRPVILHSHGHGQHRGSSTALVEELVSHGYIVAAIDHTYDAGQVEFPGGRVEKYAMPPLTGEDDDPTILKAVDVRVADTRFVLEELSRRVRGRQSPLPHGLGDILDLSRTGMFGHSLGGATAASAMAAGVPIMAGANLDGSLFGPVVAKGLRKPFLLMSEDADNKPSWPEIWPRLRGWRRHLRLTGTRHFSYTDYETFMPQAASRLGATDEQLAAFIGPLDGTRGIDIQRHFLLAYFDLHLRGCRAPILEGPSPRYPEVRFIGGVG; from the coding sequence ATGGTCACCATGGGCACCGCGCTCGCTGCGGGACTCGCTCTGACCGCCGCCCCCGGCACCCCCGCCGTCGCCGCGTCGCCCCGCCGAGCGCCGGGTGATTTCCGGCCGCCCGTACGGCTCGTCCTTCCGCCGCCGAGCAGTCCTCATGCCCTCGGCACCGTGGCGCTGCATCTCAGCGACCGCAGCCGCCGGGACCCCTGGGTCGCCACACGGCCGGTACGGGAGCTGATGGTTCAGCTCTGGTACCCCGCACGTGCAGCAGCCGGCCTGCCCAGGGCGCCTTGGATGACCGGACAGGCCGCCGCGGTCTTCCAGCAGACGGGATATCTCCTCCCCGAGTACGCCACGCTGCCGGACACGCACGCCCGTATCGGCGCGGCAGCGGACACGCGCGGGGGCCGACGTCCGGTGATCCTCCACTCCCACGGACACGGGCAGCACCGCGGCTCCAGCACGGCGCTGGTCGAGGAGCTCGTCAGCCACGGATACATCGTGGCCGCCATCGACCACACATATGACGCCGGGCAGGTCGAGTTCCCCGGTGGCCGGGTCGAGAAGTATGCGATGCCGCCTCTCACGGGGGAGGACGACGACCCAACGATCCTCAAGGCTGTCGACGTGCGGGTGGCCGACACCCGTTTCGTACTGGAGGAGCTGTCACGGCGCGTACGGGGCCGCCAGAGCCCGCTTCCGCACGGACTCGGCGACATCCTCGACCTTTCCAGGACCGGCATGTTCGGCCACTCCCTGGGCGGTGCGACCGCGGCCTCGGCGATGGCGGCAGGGGTGCCGATCATGGCAGGCGCGAACCTCGACGGCAGTCTCTTCGGTCCTGTGGTGGCCAAGGGGCTGCGCAAGCCGTTCCTCCTGATGAGCGAAGATGCGGACAACAAGCCGAGCTGGCCGGAGATCTGGCCCCGGCTGCGAGGATGGCGTCGCCATCTCCGGCTGACCGGTACCCGGCACTTCTCGTACACGGACTATGAGACATTCATGCCGCAGGCCGCCTCCCGGCTCGGAGCGACCGACGAGCAGCTGGCCGCGTTCATAGGCCCACTCGACGGGACACGCGGCATCGACATCCAGCGGCACTTCCTGCTCGCCTACTTCGACCTTCACCTGCGCGGCTGTCGCGCCCCGATCCTCGAAGGACCGTCACCCCGGTATCCGGAGGTACGTTTCATCGGTGGTGTCGGATGA
- a CDS encoding DDE-type integrase/transposase/recombinase, with protein sequence MLAADTPCAPAWPTVRAGAEAREARRRADEALAHEIAVIHIVFRRNYDVPRVTAELCRQGQPVNHKRVERVMREHGIAGNGRRTVRRSPTKADTTAAPSPDPIRRDFTAARPGTKIVGDSTYIPAAEGRLSLAAWLNLATREVIGCSMADHHRAELVVDAQDMTAALGRLEPGCVIHSDRGSEYTSTKLRSRIVKLGHRQSMGRTGSCFDCEDGVTVAGAA encoded by the coding sequence ATCCTCGCAGCAGATACGCCCTGTGCCCCCGCGTGGCCCACAGTAAGGGCCGGAGCCGAGGCCCGGGAGGCGCGGCGACGGGCCGATGAGGCCCTGGCCCACGAGATCGCGGTGATCCACATCGTCTTCCGGCGGAACTACGATGTCCCGCGTGTCACCGCCGAACTGTGCCGGCAGGGCCAACCGGTCAACCACAAGCGGGTGGAGCGGGTCATGCGGGAGCACGGCATCGCCGGGAACGGCCGGCGCACCGTACGCCGCAGCCCGACCAAGGCCGACACCACCGCGGCGCCGTCGCCGGACCCGATCCGCCGGGACTTCACCGCCGCCCGTCCCGGCACGAAGATCGTCGGAGACAGCACCTACATCCCCGCCGCCGAGGGCCGTCTCTCCCTCGCCGCGTGGCTGAACCTGGCCACACGCGAGGTGATCGGCTGCTCGATGGCCGACCACCACCGCGCCGAACTCGTCGTCGACGCCCAGGACATGACCGCCGCGCTGGGCCGGCTGGAGCCCGGCTGCGTGATCCACAGCGACCGCGGATCGGAATACACCTCCACCAAACTCCGCTCCAGAATTGTGAAGTTGGGACACCGGCAAAGTATGGGCCGGACCGGGAGCTGCTTCGACTGTGAGGATGGGGTCACCGTCGCCGGGGCGGCCTGA
- a CDS encoding RidA family protein, protein MTTDQRAITNPATLHDPTPFGYSHAVSAPGETVFIGGQYASDTTGAPVPGDFAAQVNLAFDRLCSALEGVGLGYEHVVRLGTFIVDHDLDKLEILGKALHARFGDRLPAQTLSGVASLALPGMLFEVDAVAIRP, encoded by the coding sequence ATGACGACCGATCAGCGCGCGATCACCAACCCAGCCACCCTCCATGACCCGACACCGTTTGGCTACAGCCACGCTGTCTCGGCGCCCGGCGAAACCGTCTTCATCGGCGGTCAGTACGCCTCCGACACCACCGGTGCTCCTGTGCCCGGTGATTTCGCGGCCCAGGTGAATCTGGCGTTTGACCGGCTGTGCTCCGCGCTGGAGGGGGTCGGCCTCGGGTACGAGCACGTGGTCCGCCTCGGTACCTTCATCGTCGACCACGACCTCGACAAGCTGGAGATCCTCGGCAAGGCGCTGCACGCCCGTTTTGGCGACAGGCTGCCGGCCCAGACACTGAGCGGCGTGGCCTCGCTCGCACTGCCGGGGATGCTGTTCGAGGTTGATGCGGTGGCGATACGGCCGTAG